Below is a window of Mucilaginibacter ginkgonis DNA.
CTCAGTCTTTAAACCTTATCAATGTTTTCCGGCCTAAGTCGTAGGTTACCCTGAATGCTTCCTGGTTGTCGTTAAACTGCCCGGGCGAGAAATGAAAACTTGCGATAAATTGCCCTTTGATCCGGTTGAATAGAAAAGGCGTGTAAATAAGATCTATGCGGTTGTAAAATTTCTTTTGGTAGTAAGAATCGCCATAGGTTACAAACTGTGGCTCACCTGCGTAAAACTCTTCAAATATTGCAAAACGGTGCCAGCCCGCATAAGCGCTGAACACAAAACCAAGTGGCTTTTTAAAGAAGTCTGCGCCGTTTGCGCCGCGAGTGCGTGCAAGTGAGATCATGCCCCCTGCTTCGAATGATAACGAGTCGAGTTTGGTATGCTTCACATTATAACCTAACCTAACCTGGCCTGCTCCGTTATCCCGTATATGGTCTCCGGGGATATCTATCGCCGGCCCTGCATCATGCAGCATATTAAAATAATGTGCTATGTAAAATGAACCGTAAGGTTTGGGCGCATATTTACCAGCCAAACCGAACAAAAATTGTTCACGCTCCACATTAGTTTGTCTGCTCACCCAATCCAAATACATGGTTTCGTACCCATGGGATGACTGATATCGGGCTAATAAACCTTCTACATTTGGGCGGTAGTAACGTAGCGTATCATTTAATATCGCCCTCGGAACCTGGCTTAGCAAGCCTTCGCGCGGAAACATACCGGCATTAAATAACCAATGATGACTTTCGTAACTGTAATACGCAACAGGATCTACTTTTAAAAAATAGGGCTGTGCGCCAAATTCGTGGATGGCGTTAACACCAACCCTAAAATGATTTAGGCTATCGGCATTTAGACCAAGGTCTAAAGTAGTGCGCGCGCCTGAGTAAGTGCGAGATCGTTCTACAAACGCTTTATACTCGCGGTTGTCAAGAAACCCAAAACCGTTAAAATGAACATCTAGGCTTTGTGCCCGGACTGTTACAACCGTAAAAAAAGCGGATATAAAGAGGAGTAGTTTTTTATTCATCTAATATTATTGAACGGTAAACTTGATGACCCGGCTGTTACGCCCGCCCGGGAAAGGGGTTGTACGCAGTGAAAATAACAGATCATAACTGCCTTTAATTGATGGTGCTGCAAATGTAAAGTTATAGGTAATGGTTTTACCCGGGGCGATGCTTTTTGTATAAAACGTGCTATCTGCCCTTTGCGCATATACCATCTCTTCGTGCTGCAAAAAGCAAGCGCCGAAAATTACTTGGTGCGGTTGACCCTTGTTGGTAAAATTGATTTGAAAGGGATACGGATTATTTAAAGTGACAGGCACGGTTACCTGTTCACCCGCCTTTACAGTCATTTTATAATTATCTGTTTTAATGAAAACCCGCTGATAGGTGCGTGTGCTGTCTACCCAACCATACCAATATTTACGTTTTACAGTCGTGAAAGTATCGCGCATAAAAAGCGGGTCTTGCATGGTGGCAACGTACAACGTACGCTTCCCTTGAAAATCATTTTCTATAGGCCAAAGTTCAAATTGCGTGCGGCGATAATAGCGACTGTCGTAAGAGAAGCCTTTAAGCGAATGTGTGTAAAATGAATACTTAGCCGGATCCTGAAAACCATCGCCGAACATTACATAAGCATTGCCGGCTTTAGCTTGTATTTGCTTAGTCCATTCTTTGTACCCGAATAAACTTCCTAACCGCGTCCTTTGCATAATGAATGGCAGTTGGTCTGATAAAGCGATCCGGAATAAAACGATCACACCGATATTTATGTAAGCCAATATTTTAAACCATTTTGCGGGCGCCCCACCCTGACTGAAATTAATGAGCGTGAGCAACGTAATTGGTACAAAAGCAATAAGCGTCCAATGCGGCTGCACTTCGCCTTTGGCAGAACTAAACCAGAAAAACAACAAAGTGCCGATTGCATTAACCAATAATGTGCGGATAAAAGCATCTTTGATTTTAGTTCGAAAGGCGTAATAAAAGATCATCCATCCCACCAACGGGCCTGCAATGAGCAGCTGACCCAATGGAAACAACAATGCGTTTTCAATGCCATTGATTTCTGAAGTGCGTTCAAACAAGTGATATTCTATCGATGGGTAGTTGTGCCTTATTTGCCACCAAATATGCGGTATGTACAGTGCCGTTGTCAGGAAGACGATGAGCCAAAACGTTGGGCGTTTTAAGAGCTTAACATTCGCCAATACACTAAACAAGATCACAAGCACACCATGGTATTTGCTATACAGCAGACAAGCTAATGTTATAGAGATGAGTAACGCCGTTAGCCATTTATCCGTTTTGAGATATTGTTCAAATAAGAAGTAAAAAATTACGGTGAAGAAAAATAGCGGCGCGTCTGGTGTGGTGATAAAACCGTAGATATGGAATATGAGTAAACTGCTTACGATAGTTATAAATAGCCCGGCGTCTACGCGATAGGTCTTTAAAGTTTGCCACAGGATGCCAATTGCTATAGAACTTGTAAGTACGGTTACCAAGCGTGCTCCAAATTCATTTTGAAACAGGCTGTAGCCCACCTTTATGAATACAGCCACCATCGGTGGATGGTCGTAATAACCCCAATCTAAAAAGCGGGAATAAAGCCAATAATAAGCCTCATCTGCATGGATCTCTAATGTGGCTGCCTGGAAAGCGTTGAGGATAGTCCAAACAAGGATAAAATACCAGATCAGTTTTTGATTATTGGTATTTGTGTTTGGAGCAAAACTCATAGAATGGGAGGTACAAAGCGACCAATTTCTGGTACTGGTCGCTTTAAGGAATACTGTTATGCAATATCAAAGTGCGACAGGCTTACAAACTGCTGCACGCGGGCTTTAACTTCATCGGCAGCGAGGCCTTTAATTTTCTCCGTGCCAAACTTTTCTACACAGAATGACGCCAATGCAGATCCGTATATTATGGCACTCTTCATATTTTCGTAATTCACTTCACCTGCCTTCGCCATGTAGCCAATAAAGCCGCCAGCGAAGGTATCGCCTGCACCTGTCGGATCGAAAACCTCTTCTAATGGCAAAGCAGGAGCAGAAAAAATGTGTTTCTCATGGAATAATAACGCACCGTGCTCGCCTTTTTTTATGATCAGGTATTTGGGGCCCATCGTCAGGATCTTGTTGGCTGCCTTGACTAATGAGTACTCGCCGCTTAGCTGGCGTGCCTCTGCGTCATTAATAGTTAAAACATCAACCATTTTAATGGCTTGCAGCAGATTATCCATAGCAATGTCCATCCAAAAGTTCATGGTGTCCATTACGATAAGCTTAGGCCGCTTTTTTAAACGGTTAATGACAGTTTGTTGCACTTGCGGCGTTAAGTTGCCGAGCATTAAATATTCGCAATCCTGGTAACTATCGGGGATAATGGGATCAAAATCAGCCAGTACGTTAAGTTCTGTCACCAACGTATCGCGACTGTTCATGTCGTTATGGTATTTGCCGCTCCAAAAAAAGGATTTTTCTCCTTGTTTAATCTGTAAACCTTCTGTATCAATGTGGTGGCGATTAAAATCAGCTATTTCTTCTTCTGGAAAATCTTCACCAACGACTGCTACAATCTTAACGTCGTTGTAAAAATAAGAAGCGGCCAAGCCTGCATAAGTGGCTGCGCCACCAACTATCTTATCTGTTTTACCAAAAGGGGTTTCAATAGCGTCAAACGCCACCGTACCAATAACTAAAAGGCTCATTAAATATTTTTTAAAAATTTTGTTGACAAAGATTGTGAATTTAGAGCAGAAATCATACTTTTGCACACTCCAAACCGGAAAATGATTCCTGAGTAGCTCAGCCGGTTAGAGCATCTGACTGTTAATCAGAGGGTCGCTGGTTCGAGCCCAGCCTCAGGAGCCTTAAAATCAATGATTTAGCCTCGCTTAGACAAGCGGGGCTTTTTTATGTGCATAAAATGTGCATACTTTGAACACTATTTAATGTTCGTAAGTACAGTTATTAGGTTTCATTTATAGTTGTCACCACGCCCATTTAATACCTCTGATTGAATTCTTGCTACACTACAGAAAGCTTAAATCCGTATCTTAATAATTAACTGAGATTTTTCATCGCCTTTTTTGATCGTTAAGCATCCCTACCTAAATACCTATGGAGGTGATAACTATGTTTATTTTTGTCAAAAAGTAAACATCGTTAATAGGTCTAATTAACTTTCATTTACGGTTATTTTATTTTTCTGCTATCCGAGTCGGACAATATCGGATATAGCACAACTCATGTCAATCTACCTTTGCTTCCATAACGATTAAACAAATAATTATGGAATCATTAACTTTTGATCAATTACCTCAAGCAGTTGGGGAGCTTTTAGAAAAGGTATCTAAGATTGAGGATATCCTTAACCAAGATCATGCTGAAAATAAAGAACCTGAAGGGCTTTTTTCGATTACGCAGGCAGCAAAATTTTTGAACCTTTCAATCTCCACTATTTACGGAAAGGTGTGCCGCCGGGAAATTCCTGTAAGCAAACAAGGAAAACGACTTTATTTCAATAAAACGGAATTGTTGGAATGGGTCAAATCAGGCAGAAAACGGACTCTGGTTGAACTTGCTACCTCAACTACATTTATAAGAACCCATCGTCATTAATCATGCATCATGAATAACGAGGCAATAAAAAAAGATTGGGTAGAAAATCACCTGTATCTATCCCACCAGTTTATTCAGGAACTTAAAACTTTTAATGTGGAAAGAATAGGTGATATGGAAAAACTCACCTTAATGGACTTATTGAGTTTCAATTCAGTAACTATAGTTAAACTGAAGAGAATTGTGCTTTTTATGGATCAGAATGGCTTGAGCTTCAAATCACCTAATAATTGCTAACCAGAATAATTAAATCGAATTTATCATGGCAAAAATTATCACTATTGCCCATCAGAAAGGCGGCGTAGGAAAGAGCACCTTGGCTCTAAATTTGGCGTTGTGCTTCAAAGATCAACTCAAGGTCGCACTCATTGATTCTGACGTGCAAGGCAGTATATATCATATAAAGAATGATTTTCCCGAATTGGATATCTTATCCCCTGAAAAGATCAGTGTAATTCCGGATTTAAGTTATGATTTAATAATAGTCGATACACCGCCTTACTTATCGAATAAACTAAATGAGTTGTTTGGTTATTCAGATTACGTGCTTGTGCCTTCAAAAGCCGGCTTCTTTGACGTGATGGCAATCAAATCTACCCTAGCATTGATCCGTTTTGCGCAAGCGCAAAATACAAAGCTAAAAGCAGGTATAGTATTGAATATGATAAAACCAAGATCCGGTATCACCTCGGAGGTAATTGAGTTATTGTCTTCCCTTGGTACACCAATATTAACCACTAGGATAGTCGACCGGGTTAGTTTGGCACGCTCTTCAATGACTTCAGGAATTTTAAAAAGCTCAGATCAGAAAGCCATCGAAGAGGTAACTCATCTCGCTGAAGAAATTGTCAATGTCATCAGTGAATAAATCTAGAAATGGATATCTGAATAAATGTTCATGTCGACATTCCTGCAATTGTTCTTAGGAACATTTGTACAAATGTTCAAATGTTCATTTGTATAAATGTGTATTTGAATAATTCAGCATTTGTACAAATGTTCAATACCAATTAGAATCAAATACTCTGAATTTTATTATTCTGCCATGAAGGATTACAAGAAAAAATTGGGCAGCCTAGCCGATAGGATTAAAAACGAAACGCTTCAAGCCCCCATACAACAGGTTCAGCCAGTAGTCAATAATCCAACAGTGTTTGAGCAAGAGCTCGCTCGTTTTAATAACTGGATTCCCAAAGATCTTAAAAGGAAAATACAGCTATATGGCGTAAAAAATGACATGTCTCAGAAAGATATTACCATCAAAGCCTTAGAGGACTTTTTGAATATGAATAATAGGTAGCAGTTTCGAGTATGCGTTTTTTTTAATCGGTTTGTCTGAGGGATAAACCTGCTGTCTTTTTGCAGTTAGCAAGATGTACGTTTGTTACACAAACGGATCTTGCCCTGCTTCAAAGTCGCAGGTTTATATCCGCTTAAACACTCCTAAGTCGGTTTAAAATTAGTCTAATGGAAATTGAGAAAAGGAAAATAAAATGGCTGAATCTTCGGTTAACTGAAGATGAATTTAAAACTTTTAAAAAACATCAACAGAAAAGCATCTTCAGGAAAATGAGTGATTATGGGCGTGCCTTGCTTTTGAATAAACCTGTCACTATTTATTACCGTGACAAGTCTGCAGATAATGCAATAGAAGAACTTGCCATCCTGCGCCGCGAGCTTAATGCGATCGGCAGGAATATTAATCAAGTTACTAAGCAAATCAACACAGCGAATGGAAAACCTGTTCCGGGATCATGGATAGAATTGATACGGATGATTAATAAAAGGCTTGAACCCAAAATGGATGAAATACAGGAACGAATGAATAAGTTTTCTGATCTATGGTCGCAAAAATTAAACATGGACAAAGCCTCATCGGGGCATTAAATTATAATGAAAGTAAGGTCGGTAAAGGCCTTGCTGAGTTTTTAGGAGCTTATAATTATGTGAAAGAAGACGCGCTCCTAACTTTTCGCGATAAATTGGAACGGTTGACGGGTCTTGCAGAAAGAAACCAACGAACCCGAACAAACACCTTTCATGCTTCATTAAATTTTAATCTTGCTGAACATTTAGAAAAAGAGGTCCTACTTGATATTGCCCAGGTTTATATGCAAAAGTTAGGTTTCGAAGATCAACCTTTTTTAATATATAAGCATAATGACGCGGCGCATCCGCATATCCATATCCTAAGCACTAACATCAAAGCCGATGGTCAGAGGATTAGCATGCACAACATTGGCCGTGACAGATCTGAAAAAGCGAGAGTTGAAATTGAAAATGATTTTTCTCTGGTCAAAGCAGCGCTGTCTAACTCAGAGCAAAATGATATTTCTTATAGCGATTTAAAACCAGTGGTCTATGGGAATACTGATTCAAGAAGATCGGTGTCAATTATAGTGAACGAAATTACCCGTTCGTACAACTTCACATCGATACCGGAATTCAATGCGGTTTTACAAGCTTATAATATCATGGCTGATACTGGCTCACCTGTTTCGACTATGTTTAAAAAACAGGGATTAAGATATTGGATATTAAACCATGGCTTACGTGTAGGTGTGCCATTAAAAGCAAGCTCCCTTTACAAGAAACCCACATTAAGAATTTTGCATGAACGGTTTAAACTAAATAGCTACTTGCGAAAAGCAAGTCTTAAAGAATTGCGAGGCAAGATCGGTCATGTTGCCGATTCATCGCCGAATAAGGAGCAATTTCAAAAGACTTTACAAAAGCAAAACGTGCACGTTGTATTCAGGGTAAATAACGAAGGCCGCTATTATGGCGTGACTTTCGTTGACCATGATCTTAAAGTGGTTATTAAAGGCAGTGATCTTGGTAAAGAATTCAGTGCGGCGAACCTGCTCTTAAAATTTAAATCGACTCAGGAACAGAATAATTTCCCCAAATATTCT
It encodes the following:
- a CDS encoding ArnT family glycosyltransferase is translated as MSFAPNTNTNNQKLIWYFILVWTILNAFQAATLEIHADEAYYWLYSRFLDWGYYDHPPMVAVFIKVGYSLFQNEFGARLVTVLTSSIAIGILWQTLKTYRVDAGLFITIVSSLLIFHIYGFITTPDAPLFFFTVIFYFLFEQYLKTDKWLTALLISITLACLLYSKYHGVLVILFSVLANVKLLKRPTFWLIVFLTTALYIPHIWWQIRHNYPSIEYHLFERTSEINGIENALLFPLGQLLIAGPLVGWMIFYYAFRTKIKDAFIRTLLVNAIGTLLFFWFSSAKGEVQPHWTLIAFVPITLLTLINFSQGGAPAKWFKILAYINIGVIVLFRIALSDQLPFIMQRTRLGSLFGYKEWTKQIQAKAGNAYVMFGDGFQDPAKYSFYTHSLKGFSYDSRYYRRTQFELWPIENDFQGKRTLYVATMQDPLFMRDTFTTVKRKYWYGWVDSTRTYQRVFIKTDNYKMTVKAGEQVTVPVTLNNPYPFQINFTNKGQPHQVIFGACFLQHEEMVYAQRADSTFYTKSIAPGKTITYNFTFAAPSIKGSYDLLFSLRTTPFPGGRNSRVIKFTVQ
- a CDS encoding PfkB family carbohydrate kinase, translating into MSLLVIGTVAFDAIETPFGKTDKIVGGAATYAGLAASYFYNDVKIVAVVGEDFPEEEIADFNRHHIDTEGLQIKQGEKSFFWSGKYHNDMNSRDTLVTELNVLADFDPIIPDSYQDCEYLMLGNLTPQVQQTVINRLKKRPKLIVMDTMNFWMDIAMDNLLQAIKMVDVLTINDAEARQLSGEYSLVKAANKILTMGPKYLIIKKGEHGALLFHEKHIFSAPALPLEEVFDPTGAGDTFAGGFIGYMAKAGEVNYENMKSAIIYGSALASFCVEKFGTEKIKGLAADEVKARVQQFVSLSHFDIA
- a CDS encoding helix-turn-helix domain-containing protein; this encodes MESLTFDQLPQAVGELLEKVSKIEDILNQDHAENKEPEGLFSITQAAKFLNLSISTIYGKVCRREIPVSKQGKRLYFNKTELLEWVKSGRKRTLVELATSTTFIRTHRH
- a CDS encoding ParA family protein, whose protein sequence is MAKIITIAHQKGGVGKSTLALNLALCFKDQLKVALIDSDVQGSIYHIKNDFPELDILSPEKISVIPDLSYDLIIVDTPPYLSNKLNELFGYSDYVLVPSKAGFFDVMAIKSTLALIRFAQAQNTKLKAGIVLNMIKPRSGITSEVIELLSSLGTPILTTRIVDRVSLARSSMTSGILKSSDQKAIEEVTHLAEEIVNVISE
- a CDS encoding plasmid mobilization protein, with amino-acid sequence MEIEKRKIKWLNLRLTEDEFKTFKKHQQKSIFRKMSDYGRALLLNKPVTIYYRDKSADNAIEELAILRRELNAIGRNINQVTKQINTANGKPVPGSWIELIRMINKRLEPKMDEIQERMNKFSDLWSQKLNMDKASSGH
- a CDS encoding relaxase/mobilization nuclease domain-containing protein produces the protein MVAKIKHGQSLIGALNYNESKVGKGLAEFLGAYNYVKEDALLTFRDKLERLTGLAERNQRTRTNTFHASLNFNLAEHLEKEVLLDIAQVYMQKLGFEDQPFLIYKHNDAAHPHIHILSTNIKADGQRISMHNIGRDRSEKARVEIENDFSLVKAALSNSEQNDISYSDLKPVVYGNTDSRRSVSIIVNEITRSYNFTSIPEFNAVLQAYNIMADTGSPVSTMFKKQGLRYWILNHGLRVGVPLKASSLYKKPTLRILHERFKLNSYLRKASLKELRGKIGHVADSSPNKEQFQKTLQKQNVHVVFRVNNEGRYYGVTFVDHDLKVVIKGSDLGKEFSAANLLLKFKSTQEQNNFPKYSVAHPIKTKSQFDECINEFADNSDSLVEQLLGLHELQDQAIPTALKFKKKKRKKLKF